A single window of Halotalea alkalilenta DNA harbors:
- the proC gene encoding pyrroline-5-carboxylate reductase, producing the protein MSSQLSFIGAGNMARAIIQGLIASGHPPEKITATATREQTLAPLRERFAITTSLDNQAAVLNADVLVLAVKPQKLAELCVGLRDAVQQRRPLVLSVAAGIRCSSIERWLGGNIAVVRSMPNTPSLVGTGACGLYAAPGVSDAQRALVERLMGAVGITEWVEEEELLSVVTAIAGSAPAYFFYMIEALEKAGVAQGLKRDSARRLAIQTALGAAKMAALGEHDPETLKRQVMSPNGTTERAIQRFEAGGLEALVLDACNACRNRANELADQLDQP; encoded by the coding sequence ATGTCCAGCCAGCTGAGCTTCATCGGTGCCGGCAACATGGCCCGCGCGATCATCCAAGGCCTGATCGCGAGCGGCCATCCTCCAGAGAAGATCACCGCCACCGCCACTCGCGAGCAGACCCTCGCACCGCTTCGCGAGCGCTTTGCCATCACGACCTCGCTGGACAATCAAGCAGCCGTGCTGAATGCCGATGTCTTGGTCCTTGCGGTCAAGCCACAGAAGCTCGCCGAGCTATGCGTGGGTCTTCGAGATGCCGTGCAGCAAAGGCGTCCGCTGGTACTGTCGGTGGCGGCAGGCATCCGCTGTAGTTCGATCGAGCGCTGGCTGGGGGGCAATATTGCCGTCGTCCGCTCGATGCCCAATACACCTTCGCTCGTCGGCACGGGGGCCTGTGGGCTTTATGCGGCACCTGGCGTAAGTGATGCACAGCGTGCCCTGGTGGAAAGGCTCATGGGCGCCGTTGGCATCACCGAATGGGTAGAGGAAGAGGAGCTGCTCAGCGTCGTCACCGCGATCGCCGGAAGCGCACCGGCCTACTTCTTCTATATGATCGAAGCGCTGGAAAAAGCGGGCGTGGCCCAGGGCCTGAAGCGGGATAGCGCTCGGCGGCTGGCGATCCAGACCGCGCTGGGCGCGGCGAAGATGGCCGCTCTCGGCGAACATGATCCCGAGACGCTGAAGCGCCAGGTGATGTCGCCCAACGGCACCACCGAGCGCGCGATCCAACGCTTCGAGGCCGGGGGATTGGAGGCGCTGGTGCTCGATGCCTGCAACGCCTGCCGGAACCGCGCCAACGAGCTGGCGGACCAACTCGACCAGCCTTAG